A section of the Asticcacaulis sp. EMRT-3 genome encodes:
- a CDS encoding antibiotic biosynthesis monooxygenase family protein — MSVLRLNEFKALPGQFEALAKHFEAIVAQIRTIDGNQSCELLLKMADGASDDEVLVVIETWESLDHHKAAVSAIDPAQLAAVMALLDGPPKGRYYTPLEQRAFNLTYKLNARCGKT, encoded by the coding sequence ATGAGTGTATTGAGACTGAACGAATTCAAGGCCTTGCCAGGTCAGTTCGAGGCACTGGCAAAGCATTTCGAAGCCATTGTGGCGCAAATCCGCACAATAGACGGCAACCAATCCTGCGAACTTTTACTGAAGATGGCCGATGGTGCCTCTGATGATGAAGTGCTCGTGGTGATCGAGACGTGGGAAAGCCTCGATCACCATAAGGCTGCCGTTTCCGCCATCGATCCGGCGCAGTTGGCTGCCGTCATGGCCCTGCTCGACGGCCCGCCGAAGGGCCGCTATTACACGCCGCTAGAGCAACGAGCGTTTAATTTGACTTACAAATTGAATGCGAGATGCGGAAAAACGTAA